One Oscillatoria sp. FACHB-1406 genomic window carries:
- a CDS encoding Uma2 family endonuclease, with the protein MISNLNYYPQMTVEEYLEWESQQELRHEYIEGEIIAMTGGTIPHTKIYLNLYTALRPHLRQRGCEAYVADVKVKAGTKNRYFYPDLVVTCNAEDLKARDCVQNPTVIVEVLSVSTANYDRTKKLQYYRQIPSLQEYILIDSEAMSVEIYRRGEGKMWFYCAYEAGEAIAIDSINFECAIELLYEGVSFEDRKKENDENS; encoded by the coding sequence ATGATTTCTAATCTTAATTACTACCCCCAGATGACAGTGGAAGAGTATTTGGAATGGGAGTCGCAGCAGGAACTCCGACATGAATACATTGAGGGTGAAATTATCGCGATGACGGGGGGAACGATTCCGCATACTAAAATCTACCTCAATTTATATACAGCTTTAAGACCTCATTTGCGGCAACGAGGATGCGAAGCTTATGTGGCTGATGTTAAGGTGAAAGCCGGTACAAAAAATCGCTATTTTTACCCCGATTTAGTGGTAACTTGCAATGCTGAGGATTTAAAAGCGCGCGACTGCGTTCAAAACCCAACTGTTATCGTTGAAGTTTTATCGGTGAGTACCGCGAATTACGATCGCACGAAAAAACTGCAATACTACCGCCAAATTCCCAGCTTGCAAGAGTACATCCTTATCGATTCCGAAGCAATGAGCGTGGAAATCTATCGTCGCGGCGAGGGAAAGATGTGGTTTTATTGCGCCTATGAAGCAGGAGAGGCAATCGCGATCGATAGCATTAATTTTGAATGCGCGATCGAACTGTTGTATGAAGGAGTAAGTTTTGAAGATCGGAAGAAAGAAAACGACGAAAATTCGTAG
- a CDS encoding Uma2 family endonuclease, producing MIANLQNYPRMTPEEYLEWEVHQELRYEYIDEEILAMTGGTIPHNDIDLNLYTALRPHLRELGCRVNVSDVKVKAGKKNRYFYPDLVVTCNADDLKARDFIQNPTVIVEVLSPSTANYDRTKKLQCYRQIPSLQEYVLIDSEAMSVEIYRRGEGKMWLYCAYEAGEAIAIDSIKFECAIELLYEGVSFEVQADEESSSS from the coding sequence ATGATTGCCAATCTTCAAAATTACCCGCGAATGACTCCCGAAGAATATCTCGAATGGGAAGTTCATCAAGAACTGCGCTATGAATACATTGACGAGGAAATTCTCGCGATGACGGGCGGCACGATTCCTCATAATGATATTGACCTGAATTTATATACTGCCCTACGACCTCATTTACGCGAACTTGGTTGCCGCGTTAATGTCTCCGATGTGAAAGTTAAAGCGGGCAAAAAAAATCGTTATTTCTATCCCGATTTAGTAGTAACTTGTAACGCCGATGACCTAAAAGCGCGCGATTTCATCCAAAATCCCACCGTTATTGTTGAAGTTTTATCGCCCAGTACCGCCAACTACGATCGCACGAAAAAACTGCAATGCTACCGCCAAATTCCCAGCTTGCAAGAATATGTCCTTATCGATTCCGAAGCAATGAGCGTGGAAATCTATCGTCGCGGCGAGGGAAAGATGTGGTTGTATTGCGCCTATGAAGCAGGAGAGGCAATCGCGATCGATAGTATCAAATTTGAATGCGCGATCGAACTGTTGTATGAAGGGGTTAGTTTTGAAGTGCAAGCAGACGAAGAAAGTTCGAGTTCTTAA
- a CDS encoding site-2 protease family protein, with the protein MKEGNPDRGQHSLYRPGFAIALLLITLLTATMAGAEFAGLKSEQWQATPQLLARGLPYSLALIAILGLRELSHYWVALRYKIRVTLPYFIPIPFFIGTLGAFVQMRSPVPHRKALFDVAIVGAIASLILSVPLFIWGLSLSEVVPLSKPNSIFNFSALDPRFSLLMGVASKLVLGSKLTENLGINLHPLAIAGYIGLIITVLNLIPVGQLDGGRIVHAMFGQRQAMLIGQVSRLLILLLGFRQQEFLIWALILLFMPLADEPALNDITELDNRRDFLGLLVLALLIAVLLPLPGAIARGWNF; encoded by the coding sequence ATGAAAGAAGGTAATCCCGATCGCGGGCAACACTCTCTCTACCGTCCCGGTTTCGCGATCGCGCTTTTATTAATTACCCTGCTAACTGCAACGATGGCTGGGGCAGAATTTGCCGGGTTGAAAAGCGAGCAATGGCAAGCTACTCCCCAATTGCTCGCGCGCGGACTTCCCTACAGTTTGGCGCTAATTGCCATCCTGGGACTGCGCGAACTCAGTCACTATTGGGTTGCCCTTCGCTACAAAATTCGGGTGACGTTGCCCTATTTCATTCCCATTCCTTTCTTTATCGGGACGCTGGGCGCTTTCGTTCAAATGCGATCGCCAGTTCCCCATCGCAAGGCATTATTTGATGTGGCGATTGTCGGCGCGATCGCTAGCTTGATTCTATCGGTTCCCCTATTCATTTGGGGACTATCCCTCTCTGAAGTCGTTCCCCTCTCCAAACCCAACAGTATTTTCAATTTTTCCGCTCTCGATCCGCGCTTTTCCTTATTAATGGGGGTTGCGAGCAAACTGGTATTAGGGAGCAAACTGACAGAAAATTTAGGAATTAATCTCCATCCTTTAGCGATCGCGGGCTATATTGGTTTAATTATTACGGTTTTGAACTTAATTCCCGTCGGTCAACTCGATGGCGGTCGTATCGTTCATGCCATGTTCGGACAGCGCCAAGCAATGCTCATCGGTCAAGTTTCGCGCTTGTTAATTTTATTGTTGGGCTTCCGACAACAGGAATTTTTAATTTGGGCGCTTATTCTTCTGTTTATGCCGCTCGCAGACGAACCCGCTCTCAACGATATTACCGAGTTGGATAACCGCCGCGATTTTTTGGGCTTGTTGGTGTTAGCTTTACTGATTGCGGTGCTACTTCCGCTTCCGGGCGCGATCGCGCGAGGATGGAATTTTTAA